A region of Bacillus tuaregi DNA encodes the following proteins:
- a CDS encoding glycosyltransferase family 4 protein, with product MKRNVWIWNHYATNMFNDQAGRHFWFAENLNKKGYNPTIFCASTIHNSNETMDTGNFKYISKKVNGIPFVFVKTPFYKGNGKQRIKNMIAFYKNLFLVSKKYASVHGKPDVILASSVHPLTLIAGIKIAKKFKIPCICEVRDLWPESIVAYGALKRNSIIAKVLYLGEKWIYKNADSVIMTWEGGRKYIMDQRWDKQIDLEKIKHISNGVVIDAFDQNSEEYKIHDPDLDNKDFKNIVYAGSIRKVNNIGMLLDAAKLIQNQGRKDIRFLIYGSGDESEMLKTRCNEEKINNVIFKGRVEKKYVPSILKKSYINILHNSSTSLDKYGQSQNKFFEYLAAGKCIVQTYTTGFSICEKYNCGISAPVQNAEEIAKAIITASSDERNNILMGKNARETAYLFDFNRLTDKLIEIVENMDESEEQLNELVQKSS from the coding sequence ATGAAAAGGAATGTTTGGATTTGGAATCATTATGCCACCAATATGTTTAATGATCAAGCCGGCAGACACTTTTGGTTTGCTGAGAATTTAAATAAAAAAGGGTATAACCCTACTATATTTTGCGCGTCTACTATTCATAATTCCAATGAGACTATGGATACTGGTAATTTTAAATATATATCAAAAAAGGTTAATGGCATTCCATTTGTTTTTGTAAAAACACCATTTTATAAAGGAAACGGAAAACAAAGAATTAAGAACATGATTGCATTTTATAAGAATTTATTTTTGGTTTCTAAGAAATATGCAAGTGTTCATGGTAAACCTGATGTAATTTTAGCCTCAAGTGTTCACCCTCTGACCTTGATTGCAGGAATAAAGATAGCAAAAAAATTTAAGATACCATGCATATGTGAAGTGAGGGATTTATGGCCTGAGAGCATTGTTGCTTATGGTGCTTTAAAAAGGAACAGTATTATTGCAAAAGTATTATATCTAGGTGAAAAGTGGATATATAAAAATGCCGACTCTGTCATTATGACATGGGAAGGAGGCAGAAAGTATATTATGGATCAAAGATGGGATAAACAAATTGATTTAGAAAAAATCAAGCATATAAGTAATGGAGTAGTTATTGATGCGTTTGATCAAAATAGTGAAGAATACAAGATACATGATCCGGATTTAGATAATAAAGATTTTAAAAATATTGTTTATGCTGGTTCTATTAGAAAAGTTAATAATATTGGAATGCTGTTGGATGCTGCAAAACTAATTCAAAACCAGGGTAGAAAAGATATCAGGTTCTTGATATATGGATCTGGAGATGAAAGTGAGATGCTTAAAACACGCTGTAATGAGGAGAAAATTAATAATGTCATCTTTAAAGGTCGGGTTGAAAAAAAGTATGTGCCATCCATACTTAAAAAATCGTATATAAATATACTTCACAATTCAAGCACTTCTCTTGATAAGTATGGCCAAAGTCAAAATAAGTTTTTTGAATACTTAGCGGCTGGGAAATGTATTGTTCAAACATATACAACTGGTTTTAGTATTTGTGAAAAATATAATTGTGGAATTAGTGCTCCTGTGCAAAATGCAGAAGAGATTGCTAAGGCTATAATTACAGCAAGTAGTGATGAAAGAAATAATATTTTGATGGGGAAAAATGCGCGCGAAACTGCCTATCTTTTTGATTTTAATAGATTAACAGACAAATTGATTGAAATTGTTGAGAATATGGATGAAAGTGAGGAACAATTAAATGAGCTTGTACAAAAAAGTAGTTAA